Proteins encoded in a region of the Candidatus Omnitrophota bacterium genome:
- a CDS encoding molecular chaperone GroEL: MAKELLFDLEAKKKLLNGIKKVSRAVSSTLGPKGNNVAIERKWGSPSVIHDGVSVAKEIDLVDSFENMGAQLIKEAAQKTNDKAGDGTTTATILTDAIASESLKAINSGSNPMMLRKGIEAATEKVIKILDKRSKKITSPAEIKNIATISAQNNEIGDIISKAFEKLGNEAIIAVEESRSAKISIEFKEGYSFDKGYVAPHFVNSEKTQEAVIENPYILVTDKKINSPVEFNPFLEKFFKTPKNGGLVIIANEISGNPLATLILNKVNNNLPIVAVEAPVYGGNREEALHDIAVVTGGTFVAQASEQSLADLDDSAFGRAEKVIVSKNSTIISGGFGDKEKIKERAVFLEELAEKTDNEFEAEKAIERKAKLTSGMAVIEVGAYSEMEMKEKRERCIDAVSATKAAIDEGVVPGGETALLSASMELDIPENEDQDIKNGWHIVIEACKSPFKKLMENSNYNEGQMLERLLNSKVENAGVNVITGEIENMIKAGIIDPVKVTKSALQHSVSTATMIMTTNTLIVESKENKEENATR; encoded by the coding sequence ATGGCAAAGGAATTATTATTTGATTTAGAAGCTAAAAAGAAACTTTTGAATGGGATAAAAAAGGTTAGCAGAGCAGTATCATCAACACTTGGACCAAAAGGTAACAATGTTGCTATTGAAAGGAAATGGGGTTCACCATCAGTAATCCATGATGGTGTAAGTGTTGCCAAAGAGATAGATCTTGTTGACAGCTTTGAGAATATGGGAGCTCAGCTCATTAAAGAAGCGGCACAAAAAACCAACGATAAAGCTGGTGACGGTACTACTACTGCTACTATTTTAACTGATGCGATAGCGAGTGAAAGCTTAAAAGCAATTAATAGTGGTTCTAATCCTATGATGCTTAGAAAAGGAATCGAAGCGGCAACAGAAAAAGTTATAAAGATACTGGATAAAAGATCAAAAAAAATAACCAGTCCTGCTGAAATCAAGAACATCGCTACTATCTCGGCACAAAATAACGAAATTGGTGACATTATCTCTAAAGCTTTTGAGAAACTAGGGAACGAAGCGATTATAGCGGTAGAAGAAAGTCGATCGGCAAAAATATCAATCGAATTTAAAGAAGGTTACAGCTTCGACAAGGGGTATGTAGCACCTCATTTTGTAAACAGCGAAAAAACCCAAGAGGCTGTTATTGAAAATCCGTATATCTTAGTTACTGACAAAAAAATTAATTCACCGGTCGAGTTCAATCCTTTTTTAGAGAAGTTTTTTAAGACCCCGAAAAATGGAGGCTTAGTTATAATAGCAAATGAAATTTCCGGTAATCCTTTGGCTACTCTGATATTGAATAAAGTTAATAACAATTTACCGATAGTAGCTGTTGAAGCTCCGGTATATGGAGGTAACAGGGAGGAAGCTTTGCATGATATTGCAGTAGTTACAGGCGGAACTTTCGTAGCCCAAGCTTCGGAGCAATCATTAGCAGATTTAGATGATTCAGCGTTTGGCAGGGCTGAAAAGGTAATCGTATCCAAAAACTCTACAATTATTTCCGGAGGGTTTGGTGATAAAGAGAAAATCAAGGAAAGAGCTGTATTCTTGGAAGAATTAGCTGAAAAAACCGATAACGAATTTGAAGCTGAAAAAGCTATTGAGAGAAAGGCAAAATTAACTTCTGGTATGGCAGTTATTGAAGTCGGGGCTTACTCTGAAATGGAAATGAAAGAAAAGAGAGAGCGTTGTATTGATGCTGTGTCTGCTACTAAGGCAGCTATTGATGAGGGTGTTGTCCCTGGTGGTGAAACAGCTTTACTTTCTGCTTCAATGGAACTTGATATACCGGAAAATGAAGATCAGGACATAAAAAATGGTTGGCATATAGTAATTGAGGCTTGCAAATCACCATTTAAGAAGTTAATGGAAAATTCAAACTATAATGAAGGTCAAATGTTAGAAAGATTGCTTAATTCTAAAGTGGAAAACGCAGGAGTTAATGTTATTACCGGTGAAATTGAAAATATGATTAAAGCCGGTATTATTGACCCAGTAAAAGTTACAAAATCTGCACTACAGCATTCAGTTTCAACAGCAACAATGATAATGACGACCAATACTTTAATTGTAGAATCAAAAGAAAATAAAGAGGAAAATGCCACTAGATAG